The Pyrococcus horikoshii OT3 genome includes a window with the following:
- a CDS encoding DUF2334 domain-containing protein has protein sequence MILLLLPQGNPQFIILIHDVSPVYSNYIQNITEIISTYNFQNSTILLVIPNHANEHPISGDPKFQALIRELEKEGYKVGIHGYNHIGEEFNCDSETAKIKLSLAIEELNASNITFERIFLPPRYKISKDPLNVLLENNFTVFLKDRICYPSGTCIRIKEREYTWYTGKIRAKILLQVAKFEYTHTKGVFVLSVHPKAVNYGGGMYFLEEFLKYVREGK, from the coding sequence ATGATCCTGCTTCTACTTCCCCAGGGAAATCCCCAATTTATAATTCTCATCCATGATGTTAGCCCCGTGTATAGCAATTACATTCAGAACATTACCGAGATAATATCAACTTATAACTTTCAGAATTCTACGATCCTCCTTGTGATCCCTAACCATGCAAATGAACATCCGATAAGTGGAGATCCAAAGTTCCAAGCCTTAATTAGGGAGCTTGAAAAAGAGGGATACAAAGTCGGTATACACGGGTATAATCACATAGGAGAGGAATTCAACTGCGATTCTGAAACAGCTAAGATTAAGCTATCCTTAGCAATTGAAGAGTTAAACGCCTCGAATATAACCTTTGAGAGAATATTTCTCCCTCCAAGGTATAAAATCTCTAAAGACCCTCTAAACGTTCTCTTAGAGAATAACTTTACGGTATTCCTTAAGGATAGAATTTGTTACCCCTCGGGCACATGCATAAGAATAAAGGAAAGGGAATATACCTGGTATACTGGAAAGATAAGGGCTAAAATTTTACTACAAGTAGCTAAGTTTGAATACACCCATACAAAGGGAGTATTCGTGCTATCCGTTCATCCAAAGGCCGTTAACTATGGGGGAGGAATGTACTTCCTGGAAGAATTTTTAAAATATGTAAGGGAAGGAAAATAA
- the speD gene encoding adenosylmethionine decarboxylase, which yields MDTIGHHYIVEAAGCDPNVIGDANKIREIFLEAAKRGNMEVKASYFFKFSPMGVSGVVIVAESHISVHTWPEKGYAALDVYTCGENADPEKAVDYILEQFKAQYAHVSEIKRGIEEEDRTFTHTILTWEERLDRRNGKP from the coding sequence ATGGACACGATTGGACACCACTACATCGTTGAGGCAGCGGGTTGCGATCCTAACGTCATCGGGGACGCCAACAAGATAAGGGAAATATTTCTAGAGGCAGCAAAAAGAGGCAACATGGAGGTTAAAGCGAGCTACTTCTTTAAGTTCTCTCCAATGGGCGTGAGTGGTGTTGTTATAGTTGCAGAGAGTCATATTTCAGTTCACACTTGGCCCGAGAAAGGATATGCAGCTCTTGATGTTTATACCTGCGGAGAGAATGCTGATCCTGAGAAGGCAGTGGATTACATATTGGAGCAATTCAAAGCACAGTACGCTCACGTTTCAGAAATTAAGAGAGGAATCGAGGAAGAGGATAGGACTTTCACCCACACGATACTAACATGGGAAGAAAGGCTCGACAGAAGAAATGGCAAGCCATAA
- a CDS encoding DUF835 domain-containing protein: MVNLMVLSYRFIVFLLFLILSIYAFVKLKRSPIEFKSVFTKSFTFLFLGVLIRGIDLLQAFVYIPYYEEIHIIGHIIILGGIGYTYVEFMKNLERFFFPEEPIFKGEGAYLARSYEEVLSLIKNKRVLVITRNPTKYRNLASRVIWVTSSGEKGVHPTSLHVILDLCIRFIKENRGGIVLIDCVEFLTLYNGFPSVFKFLTGLKDNVLMRGGKIIIMVNPNAIDKRDLSLLEREFTPLT; the protein is encoded by the coding sequence ATGGTGAATCTAATGGTGCTCTCATATAGATTTATAGTGTTTCTCCTATTCCTAATTCTTTCGATATATGCCTTTGTAAAATTAAAACGATCTCCCATAGAGTTTAAATCCGTGTTCACCAAAAGTTTTACTTTCTTATTCCTGGGAGTTCTCATTAGAGGAATAGATCTGCTCCAAGCTTTTGTTTATATCCCGTACTATGAGGAGATACACATTATCGGGCACATAATAATTCTCGGGGGAATCGGTTATACCTATGTAGAGTTTATGAAGAATTTGGAAAGGTTCTTTTTCCCAGAAGAACCAATATTTAAAGGAGAGGGAGCATACCTGGCAAGGTCTTATGAAGAGGTACTATCCCTAATAAAAAATAAGAGAGTTTTAGTGATTACCAGGAATCCCACAAAGTACAGGAATCTCGCCTCTAGAGTTATCTGGGTAACAAGTAGTGGAGAGAAAGGCGTTCATCCAACCTCCCTTCACGTGATACTAGACTTATGCATAAGGTTCATAAAAGAGAATAGGGGAGGGATTGTCCTCATAGATTGCGTCGAGTTTTTAACCCTATACAACGGTTTTCCATCGGTATTCAAGTTTTTAACTGGTTTAAAGGACAACGTACTAATGAGAGGCGGAAAAATCATTATAATGGTTAATCCAAATGCCATCGATAAGAGAGATCTGAGTCTTCTTGAAAGGGAATTCACTCCATTAACTTGA
- the kae1 gene encoding KEOPS complex N(6)-L-threonylcarbamoyladenine synthase Kae1, with translation MLALGIEGTAHTLGIGIVSEKKVLANVFDTLTTEKGGIHPKEAAEHHARLMKPLLKKALEKAGISMDDIDVIAFSQGPGLGPALRVVATAARALAIRYNKPIVGVNHCIAHVEITKMFGIKDPVGLYVSGGNTQVLALEGGRYRVFGETLDIGIGNAIDVFARELGLGFPGGPKLEKLAEKGKNYIDLPYAVKGMDLSFSGLLTEAIRKYRSGKFRVEDLAYSFQETAFAALVEVTERALAHTEKKEVVLVGGVAANNRLREMLKIMAEDRGVKFFVPPYDLCRDNGAMIAYTGLRMYKAGISFPLEKTIVKQKFRTDEVEITW, from the coding sequence ATGCTAGCATTGGGAATTGAAGGAACTGCCCATACACTTGGAATTGGAATAGTGAGTGAGAAAAAGGTACTTGCTAATGTTTTTGATACTTTAACTACTGAAAAAGGGGGAATACATCCAAAAGAAGCTGCCGAACACCATGCAAGGCTAATGAAACCACTATTAAAGAAAGCCCTAGAAAAAGCAGGGATTTCAATGGATGATATAGATGTAATAGCCTTCTCCCAGGGACCTGGCCTGGGGCCAGCTTTAAGGGTAGTTGCTACCGCAGCAAGGGCTTTAGCAATTCGATACAATAAGCCAATAGTCGGAGTTAACCACTGTATAGCTCATGTTGAGATAACGAAGATGTTTGGAATAAAGGATCCTGTGGGATTGTACGTGAGTGGAGGCAACACACAGGTTCTGGCATTGGAAGGGGGGAGGTATAGGGTATTTGGGGAGACCCTAGACATTGGAATAGGAAATGCTATAGATGTCTTTGCAAGAGAGCTAGGCTTAGGTTTTCCCGGAGGTCCTAAGCTTGAAAAGCTAGCCGAAAAAGGTAAGAATTATATAGACCTTCCATACGCCGTTAAAGGAATGGATCTAAGTTTTTCCGGTCTTTTAACTGAAGCGATAAGGAAGTACAGAAGCGGGAAGTTTAGGGTCGAGGATCTAGCATACTCATTTCAAGAAACCGCGTTTGCCGCACTAGTTGAAGTTACTGAGAGAGCATTAGCCCATACTGAGAAAAAGGAGGTAGTCCTGGTCGGAGGAGTTGCCGCCAATAACAGGCTTAGGGAAATGCTAAAAATAATGGCCGAGGATAGGGGGGTTAAGTTCTTCGTTCCTCCCTATGATCTATGCAGAGACAACGGTGCAATGATAGCGTACACAGGATTAAGAATGTATAAGGCCGGGATTAGCTTCCCACTAGAGAAGACAATAGTAAAACAGAAGTTCAGAACCGATGAGGTGGAGATAACATGGTGA
- a CDS encoding lysylphosphatidylglycerol synthase transmembrane domain-containing protein, with amino-acid sequence MKKYLLIIIGVTLVLILLWWAGIERTIKLMMRADIRFILLAILMYCISVLIWAVRWNTFLKGANINVSFVKVIEGVFIGIFLNNLTPGARTGGEAVKVIFIKKASSNGSYSKVFATVIADRILDVIPVVVFMMLAFLYALTIHARVLLIILGISAIILVIILLMTTVFSIKEKYALSALLYLARIFRKIFPSKFSMSEDKIKEKLLGEIREFKETFLRLAKRKRRLSSTMLYSFILWGADILKTYFIFLSLGGRITFLQVLLVRMASIAVAMISVIPGGIGITEVVQSALFLAVGVEKALAVSVTMLDRLISFWIPTLLGGILVLKNRKLLVSSS; translated from the coding sequence ATGAAAAAGTATCTCCTGATAATCATCGGTGTTACTCTAGTACTCATCCTTTTATGGTGGGCTGGAATTGAGAGAACGATTAAGCTAATGATGAGGGCTGATATTAGATTTATACTTCTTGCAATTCTAATGTACTGCATTTCAGTATTGATCTGGGCAGTTAGATGGAATACTTTTCTTAAGGGGGCTAATATTAATGTATCGTTCGTAAAAGTCATTGAAGGTGTTTTTATTGGGATATTCTTGAATAACTTAACCCCAGGAGCTAGAACGGGAGGTGAAGCCGTAAAAGTTATCTTTATCAAAAAGGCTTCGTCGAATGGAAGCTATTCTAAAGTATTTGCAACTGTGATCGCTGATAGAATACTAGATGTCATTCCAGTGGTAGTTTTTATGATGTTAGCTTTTCTCTACGCTCTGACGATCCATGCTAGAGTCCTTTTAATAATCCTGGGAATTTCGGCCATAATTTTAGTGATAATATTGCTTATGACGACGGTCTTTTCTATTAAGGAAAAGTACGCCCTTTCAGCTCTTTTATATCTAGCAAGGATTTTCAGAAAAATATTTCCATCGAAATTTTCAATGAGTGAAGATAAAATTAAAGAAAAACTTTTAGGAGAGATAAGAGAGTTTAAGGAAACTTTTTTGAGGTTAGCTAAAAGGAAGAGGAGGCTATCGTCTACAATGCTGTACTCGTTCATTTTATGGGGGGCCGATATACTAAAGACATACTTTATATTCCTTAGCCTTGGCGGAAGAATAACATTTCTCCAGGTTCTCCTTGTCAGGATGGCTTCAATTGCAGTAGCCATGATAAGTGTAATCCCTGGAGGGATTGGCATAACTGAGGTTGTCCAATCGGCATTATTCTTAGCCGTTGGGGTTGAAAAAGCCCTCGCAGTTTCCGTTACAATGTTGGATAGGTTAATTTCGTTTTGGATTCCAACGCTACTTGGAGGGATCCTGGTATTGAAAAATAGAAAACTTCTAGTTTCTTCAAGTTAA
- a CDS encoding RsmB/NOP family class I SAM-dependent RNA methyltransferase has translation MNYLEAFPKELREYYKNLFGKEEANKIMKKLREPVEHYYIRVNTLKISREKLIGELKKEGLKPLRSPYLPEGLYFVREGPNFSDDFEPKLPVVVANKYAAESVYQGAMLYAPGVLKADKNIKEGDEVQIRDPKGLLVGIGIARMDYKEMTEATRGLAVEVTLPKFKLPSLSELKAFEKGYFYPQGLPSMVTARVLEPKEDDVIIDMAAAPGGKTTHIAQLLENKGEIIAIDKSKNRLRKMEENIKRLGVKNVKLVQMDARKLPDLGIKADKILLDAPCTALGVRPKLWEERTLKHIEATARYQRAFIWAAIKSLRRGGVLVYSTCTLSYEENEGNVKFMIRKGMKLEEQSIFIGSPGIGMNKVQRFYPHKHLTQGFFIAKLRKVKDI, from the coding sequence ATGAACTATCTAGAGGCGTTTCCTAAGGAGCTCCGGGAGTATTATAAAAATCTATTTGGAAAGGAGGAAGCAAATAAAATAATGAAGAAACTTAGGGAGCCCGTTGAGCATTACTACATAAGGGTTAACACCCTTAAGATAAGCAGGGAAAAGTTAATTGGAGAGCTTAAAAAAGAAGGATTAAAACCTCTTAGAAGCCCCTATCTTCCTGAGGGATTGTACTTTGTAAGGGAAGGTCCTAATTTCTCCGATGACTTTGAGCCAAAGTTACCTGTCGTGGTTGCTAATAAGTATGCCGCTGAGAGTGTATACCAAGGCGCTATGCTCTATGCTCCTGGAGTTCTAAAGGCCGATAAAAACATTAAGGAGGGGGATGAAGTTCAAATTAGGGATCCTAAAGGATTGCTAGTTGGTATAGGGATAGCGAGAATGGATTATAAGGAGATGACTGAGGCAACAAGGGGGTTAGCTGTGGAGGTGACCTTACCTAAGTTTAAATTACCAAGTTTAAGTGAGCTAAAAGCCTTTGAGAAGGGTTATTTTTATCCCCAAGGTCTCCCTTCAATGGTAACCGCAAGGGTTCTGGAACCTAAAGAGGATGATGTGATAATAGATATGGCCGCAGCTCCCGGAGGTAAAACCACTCATATTGCTCAATTGCTCGAGAACAAGGGTGAGATAATAGCCATAGATAAATCGAAGAATAGGCTTAGGAAAATGGAGGAAAATATTAAGAGACTTGGTGTTAAAAATGTTAAGCTTGTTCAAATGGATGCAAGAAAGTTACCAGATCTCGGGATTAAAGCCGATAAGATACTTCTCGATGCTCCTTGTACGGCCCTAGGAGTTAGGCCGAAACTGTGGGAAGAGAGGACTCTTAAGCACATTGAAGCAACTGCTAGGTATCAGAGGGCATTTATTTGGGCCGCAATTAAGAGCTTAAGAAGGGGAGGGGTATTGGTATATTCAACCTGTACATTGAGCTATGAGGAGAATGAAGGAAATGTAAAGTTCATGATAAGGAAGGGGATGAAGCTTGAGGAGCAATCAATTTTCATAGGTTCCCCTGGGATAGGGATGAATAAAGTTCAGAGGTTCTATCCCCATAAACACTTAACTCAAGGATTTTTCATAGCTAAATTGAGAAAGGTGAAGGATATATGA
- a CDS encoding protein translocase subunit SecF — MIKEKLEVLVKMDPKRMVLYPLIVFIIALIIIAGMYIKTGSPVREGIELKGGSVITLQGINVDPDQLASELGKLGIEANVEKFTGVTGGKGVRIYIPAGEDINKVQNFLKEKFPGVEPQVTFIGPTFGKMVREQGIKAIVYAFIGMAVVVFLFFRVPVPSLTVVFSAFSDMVIAVALMDIFGIELSQATIAALLMLIGYSVDSNILLTTRLLRRKEFSVEEAYYSSLRTGFTMSTTTLGALASLWIFSTAKVIDDIASVLIFGLLADFMNTWIFNAGVLRLYIKKREGKK, encoded by the coding sequence ATGATAAAAGAAAAGTTGGAAGTCCTTGTGAAAATGGATCCTAAACGAATGGTGCTGTACCCTCTTATAGTCTTCATTATTGCCCTTATTATAATAGCAGGGATGTACATAAAAACGGGAAGTCCAGTAAGGGAAGGAATTGAGCTTAAGGGAGGTTCCGTTATTACCCTTCAGGGGATTAACGTTGACCCGGATCAACTTGCCAGTGAGTTGGGGAAGCTTGGGATTGAAGCGAATGTTGAGAAATTTACTGGAGTTACTGGAGGTAAGGGTGTTAGAATCTATATACCTGCAGGAGAGGATATTAATAAGGTTCAGAACTTTTTAAAAGAGAAATTTCCTGGGGTTGAGCCCCAAGTAACCTTTATCGGTCCAACATTTGGTAAGATGGTTAGGGAGCAAGGGATTAAAGCTATAGTGTACGCTTTCATTGGTATGGCAGTTGTTGTTTTCCTGTTCTTTAGAGTCCCAGTTCCGTCTTTAACTGTAGTGTTCTCGGCGTTTTCAGATATGGTTATAGCAGTAGCTTTAATGGATATATTTGGGATTGAACTTAGCCAGGCTACGATAGCTGCACTTCTAATGCTAATAGGATATTCAGTTGACAGTAATATTCTGCTGACGACGAGACTTCTAAGGAGGAAGGAATTTTCCGTTGAAGAGGCCTATTACTCTTCACTAAGAACAGGCTTTACAATGTCAACGACGACTTTAGGTGCTTTGGCTTCATTGTGGATCTTCTCAACGGCTAAGGTTATAGATGATATAGCCTCTGTCTTGATCTTTGGACTTCTAGCAGATTTCATGAACACTTGGATATTCAATGCAGGAGTCTTGAGGCTTTACATAAAAAAGAGGGAGGGTAAGAAATGA